In the genome of Calditrichota bacterium, the window CAACCCGTGTTGGTGGAGGAATTCCTCACTGGCCGCGAATTCACCGTCGCGGTGTGGGGCAACGGCGATAACCTGGAGGTGCTCCCCATCGTCGAGATCGTCTACGATCAGCTTCCTGCCGGGGCGCGCCCGCTGTACTCTTACGAGGCGAAGTGGGTCTGGGATAGGCCAGAGCAGCCGCTGCGCATCTTCGAGTGCCCGGCCCCCTTGGCGGCCCAGGAACGGGCCGAGCTCGAGCAGCTGGTGAGACGGGCCTACCGTGTGCTGCACATTCGGGATTGGTGTCGCATCGACGTGCGGGCAGATGCCGCAGGACGTCCGCACGTACTGGAGCTGAATCCGCTGCCGGGGATTCTGCCGAACCCAGAGGACAACTCATGCTTCCCCAAGGCGGCGCGCACCGCAGGATACAGCTACCAGCAGATGGTGAACCACGTAGTGGAGATCGCTGCAGCGCGATACGGGATGACTGCGACATGAGGACGAGCCGGCAAGGGTTGAGGGTGCTGGTGGCCTATGACAAGGTGGTGCCGCCAGTGGACGACGATCCTGATTGGGTTTCTGAAGCTGCGGTGAGACATGAGGTGGAGGCTGTCTCCCAGGCATTGTTGCATCTCGGTCACCACCCTAGCCACTTGGCGGTAGATGACATTGGAAGAGCCATTGAGGATGTGCGCCGAGCAAAGCCGGACGTCATCTTCAACCTGTGTGAGGCTTACAAGGGGAAGGCGCAACACGAGATGGCGGTGGCAGGTGTCTGGGAACTGCTGGGGGTGCCGTACACGGGCAACCCTCCCCTGGCCTTAGGCATGGCGCAGAACAAGGTGGTGGCCAAGCAACTGTTCGCCGCCGCGGGGATCCGTACCCCGGCATATCACGTCTACACCGCTGTGCCGAGGTCCACGGACCTCTGCCTCCGTCTTCCGGCCATAGCTAAGCCTTCGCAAGAGGATGCCAGCCTCGGCATTACCCCCCAGTCGGTAGTGAAAGAGGCAACGCAGCTGCCGGAGGTGGTGGAGGCCTTATTGACCAAGTATCGGCAACCGGTGCTCGTGGAGGAGTATGTCGACGGACGGGAGTTCAACGTGAGCGTGCTCGATGGCGAGCCGCCGCAGGTATTGCCACTCTCGGAAATCGACTTTTCGGCGCTGGAGGCTAACGCCCCGCGCATTACCAGCTACGAAGCGAAATGGCTGCCCGACCATCCGCTTTATCAAAGCACCCCTGCCATCTGCCCGGCCCGAGTGGAGGCAGCTCTGCGGCGGCGACTGGAGCGGACGGCACTGCGCGTATTCCACCTGCTCCACGGCCGCGACTACGGTCGGGTGGACATGCGGGTGGACGCCAAGGGGGCGATCTTCGTGTTGGAGTTCAATCCCAATCCGGACATTTCCCTGGAGGCCGGGTACGCCCGTGCCCTCAAGGCGGCGGGAATTACATTCGAGGAGTTTGTGGATCACCTGCTTGCGCACGCATTGAGTAGGGGTCACAATGATCACAATTAGGAAACTGCAGCCGGAGGATCGTGCCGCGGTCTATGAGATCCTCCAGCAGACGGACATGTTTACCATGGCCGAGGTAAACGTGGCCATGGAATTGATCGACACGTATCTCTTCAACAAGGAGCAGCGGGACTATCTGGTCTATGCTGCGGTGGCCGAGAGTGGACAGGTGGCAGGCTATGTCTGTTTCGGCCCTACTCCAGCAACGGAGGGCACCTTCGACTTGTACTGGATCGCGGTCGCCCCGGCCATGCAAAACCAGGGAGTCGGCAAGCAACTCCTGCAGTTCGTGGAGGAGTATGTGAAGAGCCAGAACGGTCGCCTCATCATCATTGAGACGTCCTCGCAGAAGAAGTATCTGCCAACGCAGCAGTTCTACTTACGGAACAACTACACGGTCGAGGCGCGCATCAAGGATTTCTACCGCCCGGGTGACGATAGACTGATCTTTGCCAAGCGCCTCAACGCAATGCCTGAAGGAGGGCAAACACCACATGGAAGGCTGGCGGCGACAACTGCAGCGGAGCATCACCAGCGCTGAGCAACTGGCCAAGAAGTTCAACATTCCATTGGAGGACCTGGAGAGAGTAGAACGCCAATTCAAGATCCGCATTACCCCGTACTATCTTTCGTTGATAAAGAGCAAGGACGACCCGCTCTACAAGCAAGTGGTGCCCGACGTCCGTGAGCTGGAGGACACTCAGCTTTTTCAGGACCCATTGGCGGAAGACAG includes:
- a CDS encoding ATP-grasp domain-containing protein: FGDFRESYVPMLCEQLGIPYTGSGPLTLAICLNKARAKEILSYYGIPTPRFKVAQVGEEVELSGLRFPVIVKPVSEGSSKGVFNDSVADTPAQARERVAKCWATYEQPVLVEEFLTGREFTVAVWGNGDNLEVLPIVEIVYDQLPAGARPLYSYEAKWVWDRPEQPLRIFECPAPLAAQERAELEQLVRRAYRVLHIRDWCRIDVRADAAGRPHVLELNPLPGILPNPEDNSCFPKAARTAGYSYQQMVNHVVEIAAARYGMTAT
- a CDS encoding GNAT family N-acetyltransferase; its protein translation is MITIRKLQPEDRAAVYEILQQTDMFTMAEVNVAMELIDTYLFNKEQRDYLVYAAVAESGQVAGYVCFGPTPATEGTFDLYWIAVAPAMQNQGVGKQLLQFVEEYVKSQNGRLIIIETSSQKKYLPTQQFYLRNNYTVEARIKDFYRPGDDRLIFAKRLNAMPEGGQTPHGRLAATTAAEHHQR
- a CDS encoding lysine 2,3-aminomutase, whose protein sequence is MEGWRRQLQRSITSAEQLAKKFNIPLEDLERVERQFKIRITPYYLSLIKSKDDPLYKQVVPDVRELEDTQLFQDPLAED
- a CDS encoding D-alanine--D-alanine ligase, giving the protein MRTSRQGLRVLVAYDKVVPPVDDDPDWVSEAAVRHEVEAVSQALLHLGHHPSHLAVDDIGRAIEDVRRAKPDVIFNLCEAYKGKAQHEMAVAGVWELLGVPYTGNPPLALGMAQNKVVAKQLFAAAGIRTPAYHVYTAVPRSTDLCLRLPAIAKPSQEDASLGITPQSVVKEATQLPEVVEALLTKYRQPVLVEEYVDGREFNVSVLDGEPPQVLPLSEIDFSALEANAPRITSYEAKWLPDHPLYQSTPAICPARVEAALRRRLERTALRVFHLLHGRDYGRVDMRVDAKGAIFVLEFNPNPDISLEAGYARALKAAGITFEEFVDHLLAHALSRGHNDHN